A region of Bacteroidota bacterium DNA encodes the following proteins:
- a CDS encoding M20/M25/M40 family metallo-hydrolase, protein MENVLKQEKGIPIINYTMDELYRESLNLLKELIAVESFSKQEDKSAEILSDFFSRKRISHQRKSNNLWAFNRNFNPKLPTILLNAHHDTIRPAFGWSINPFFPLIENGKIYGLGSNNAGAALVSLITTFLYFNEYENLKYNLVFAATSEVEISGNNGMKQIFSKLGEIDFAIIGEPTKMQLIIAEKALLVLECVAHTKPGFSIQENEGNAIEIAMNDIAWFRNFKHSNLLSPLKIVLTNIETTNTGDNVSKSCKFTVEVRTGETFDIDELLELIGKNIFSEIKVLSSGLNSDIIDKSHPLISAGTALGRNILSSRGTRDKALIDVPSLILGPGDPARSYTCDEFVYLYEINEGISMYIAMLSKLLQ, encoded by the coding sequence ATGGAGAACGTGTTGAAACAAGAGAAAGGGATACCCATAATTAATTACACAATGGATGAATTATACCGCGAATCCTTAAACTTGTTAAAAGAACTTATTGCGGTGGAGTCTTTTAGCAAACAAGAAGATAAATCAGCAGAAATTTTAAGTGATTTTTTTAGTAGGAAAAGAATTTCACATCAACGCAAGTCTAATAATTTATGGGCTTTTAATAGAAATTTCAATCCCAAATTACCTACTATTCTCTTAAATGCTCACCATGATACAATAAGACCCGCATTTGGATGGAGTATAAATCCATTTTTTCCCCTTATTGAAAATGGAAAAATTTATGGCCTTGGGAGCAACAATGCAGGAGCTGCTTTGGTTTCTCTAATCACTACTTTTTTATATTTTAACGAATATGAAAATCTTAAGTACAATTTAGTATTTGCAGCAACTTCGGAAGTTGAAATTTCTGGCAACAATGGAATGAAACAGATATTTTCTAAATTAGGTGAAATTGATTTTGCAATAATAGGAGAACCAACCAAAATGCAGTTAATTATTGCTGAAAAAGCCTTACTTGTACTTGAATGTGTTGCCCATACAAAACCAGGATTTTCCATACAGGAAAATGAAGGAAATGCAATTGAAATCGCAATGAATGATATTGCCTGGTTTAGAAATTTTAAGCATTCTAACCTTTTAAGTCCATTAAAAATAGTACTTACCAATATAGAAACAACAAATACAGGTGATAATGTTTCTAAATCATGTAAATTCACAGTAGAGGTAAGAACAGGGGAGACTTTTGACATAGATGAATTGCTTGAACTTATTGGCAAAAACATTTTTTCAGAAATAAAGGTGCTATCTTCCGGGTTAAATTCAGATATTATTGATAAAAGTCATCCTTTAATTAGTGCTGGAACAGCATTGGGAAGAAATATTCTTTCTTCACGCGGTACCAGGGACAAAGCATTAATTGATGTTCCTTCCTTAATCCTTGGACCAGGAGATCCAGCTCGATCATATACCTGTGATGAATTCGTTTACCTCTATGAAATAAACGAGGGAATAAGCATGTATATAGCTATGTTAAGTAAGCTTTTACAATAA
- a CDS encoding acyl-CoA thioesterase, which yields MYSTETKIRVRYAETDRMGYVYYGNFAEYFEVGRVESLRELGLSYKDMEDNGIIMPVLEMNVKYFKPAYYDDLLIIRTTVAEFPTTRIKFICETYNEANELLNKGEIVLVFVNSTTKKPCSPPENFIEKIQPFF from the coding sequence ATGTACTCAACAGAGACAAAAATAAGGGTAAGATATGCTGAAACAGACCGAATGGGATATGTTTATTATGGAAATTTTGCTGAATATTTCGAAGTGGGAAGGGTAGAATCCTTGCGTGAACTTGGCTTAAGTTACAAGGATATGGAAGATAATGGAATAATAATGCCAGTTTTGGAAATGAATGTGAAATACTTCAAGCCTGCCTATTATGATGACCTACTTATTATTCGTACCACAGTTGCTGAATTTCCTACAACTCGAATAAAATTTATTTGTGAAACATACAATGAAGCAAATGAATTACTCAATAAAGGAGAAATAGTATTGGTTTTTGTTAACAGCACCACAAAAAAGCCTTGTTCACCTCCTGAAAATTTTATAGAAAAAATACAGCCCTTTTTTTAA
- the argB gene encoding acetylglutamate kinase produces the protein MKKKKLYIIAIGGNILDDQDRLNNFLLDFSQIRTNKILVHEGGVMVNEICKKLGVDPEKSHGKKSLDQNASKISAMVYAGLINKSIVARLQANQCNAIGLSGVDANIIPAVKIEENKEGYVDSETINVSVIAALIENCLIPVIAPISHDGNGNFKNLDPDNVASELAVAFTNLYDVHLIYCFEKKGILKDISDNNSVIPKITLENYNHLKKDGVIAEGMTPKLDKAFSALKRKVLSVRICSVDKLLNTVNSPERVGTELYV, from the coding sequence ATGAAAAAGAAAAAATTATATATAATCGCAATAGGTGGGAATATTCTCGATGATCAAGACAGACTCAATAATTTTCTATTGGATTTTTCACAAATAAGGACAAATAAGATTCTTGTTCATGAAGGTGGAGTTATGGTGAATGAAATTTGTAAAAAGTTAGGTGTGGATCCAGAAAAAAGTCATGGAAAAAAATCACTGGATCAAAATGCTTCTAAAATTAGTGCTATGGTTTATGCAGGGCTAATAAATAAAAGTATTGTTGCTAGGCTTCAAGCAAATCAATGCAATGCAATAGGCTTGTCTGGAGTGGATGCAAATATAATTCCCGCGGTTAAAATAGAAGAGAATAAAGAAGGATATGTGGATAGTGAAACCATAAATGTTTCTGTTATTGCTGCACTTATTGAAAATTGTTTAATTCCTGTAATTGCCCCAATTTCCCATGATGGTAATGGTAATTTTAAAAATCTTGATCCTGACAATGTTGCATCTGAACTGGCCGTTGCTTTCACTAATTTATATGATGTTCATCTAATTTATTGTTTTGAAAAGAAAGGGATTTTAAAGGATATTTCAGACAATAATTCTGTTATTCCCAAAATCACTCTTGAAAATTACAATCATTTGAAAAAGGATGGAGTAATAGCAGAGGGAATGACCCCAAAGCTAGATAAGGCTTTTAGTGCATTAAAAAGGAAAGTACTATCTGTTCGAATTTGTTCCGTTGATAAATTACTGAATACTGTTAACTCTCCGGAGAGGGTTGGAACGGAACTTTATGTTTAA
- a CDS encoding DUF2183 domain-containing protein, with protein sequence MGWLGIPVIIPYRGYGNRLSLYISGTVSEDKGLAKPIEEHSIWENMRAMIKRFISDEIPGVRVKATFMGKQMTGITNERGFFHFKFDLIGMEIPDLNWQFVELELLDFIIPLQKKTTATGEVLILKENEKQFGVISDIDDTVLVSHATNSIKKTRLMLFKNAITRLPFEGVAGFYNALSRGKGDNNQNPIFYVSSSQWNVYDLLLDFCRHRNIPDGPFLLQHFHPLKLKHLFKGKNQLDKHVHKIKKIRHLLTTFDFLNFILIGDSGQKDAEIYKSICFEFPGRILAIYIRDIKKSKAKKVTLIGKQLNHVGVEMLLIKDTLLAAKHAVDKGFINEDALIEVVYERELDHSAAIVI encoded by the coding sequence ATGGGCTGGCTTGGCATTCCTGTGATTATTCCATACCGTGGCTATGGCAATAGGTTGTCTCTTTATATTTCAGGAACTGTTTCCGAAGACAAAGGCTTGGCTAAGCCCATAGAGGAACATAGCATTTGGGAAAACATGAGGGCTATGATAAAGCGTTTTATAAGCGATGAGATACCAGGAGTAAGAGTAAAAGCAACTTTTATGGGAAAGCAAATGACTGGCATTACAAATGAGCGCGGTTTTTTTCATTTTAAATTTGATTTGATAGGGATGGAAATTCCAGACTTAAATTGGCAATTTGTGGAACTCGAACTACTGGATTTTATAATACCCTTGCAGAAAAAAACAACAGCAACAGGAGAGGTACTTATTCTTAAAGAAAACGAAAAGCAGTTTGGTGTAATATCAGACATTGACGACACTGTTCTTGTTTCTCATGCTACCAATAGTATAAAAAAAACAAGGTTAATGCTTTTTAAAAACGCCATTACCAGACTTCCATTTGAGGGAGTAGCTGGTTTTTACAATGCACTTTCACGTGGAAAAGGAGACAATAATCAAAATCCTATCTTTTATGTTTCAAGCAGTCAATGGAATGTTTATGATTTGCTTTTGGATTTTTGTCGCCATCGAAATATTCCTGATGGTCCTTTTTTGCTTCAGCACTTCCATCCATTAAAGCTTAAGCATCTATTTAAAGGAAAAAACCAGTTGGACAAACATGTGCATAAAATCAAAAAAATAAGGCATCTTTTAACTACTTTTGACTTTCTGAATTTTATCCTAATTGGGGATAGTGGACAAAAGGATGCCGAAATTTATAAAAGCATCTGTTTTGAATTTCCTGGTAGAATACTCGCAATTTATATTCGGGACATTAAGAAATCAAAGGCAAAAAAAGTTACATTAATTGGTAAACAATTAAACCATGTTGGAGTAGAAATGCTATTGATAAAAGACACATTACTTGCAGCTAAACATGCTGTTGACAAAGGTTTTATAAATGAAGATGCCTTGATAGAGGTTGTTTATGAAAGAGAACTGGACCATTCTGCAGCAATTGTAATATAA
- a CDS encoding transglycosylase domain-containing protein, whose translation MPLLKKILILFAAFFILVSAGLTLFIFSIKNGSFGELPDHNQLKQIENHVASEVYSADSVLLGKYYLVNRTNTSWQQISPNIVNALIATEDIRFFDHQGIDKRSLFRVLVKSLILQNESSGGGSTISQQLAKNLYPRERHNYLSLTINKIKEVFIAVSLEEIYSKEEILTLYLNTVSFGENVFGIEVACERYFSTTPKNINLNEAAVLIGMLKATSSYNPRTNAEKALHRRNIVLNQMLKYNFLEKEIVDSLKQQTLNLRYKNITHNDGLAPYFRESLRLEIQKWLKENPKQDGSVYNLYTDGLKIFTTINSKMQKHGEKAVNTHLKELQKAFFSTLNVKKQSAQNESEVKAKFRSSRYKELKSKNLSEEKINAIFEKPIPMKVFSWNGELDTQMSPMDSIRYYRNFFNAGFFAMEPQTGKVLAWVGGIDYNYFKYDHIRSKRQVGSIFKPIVYAAAIEHGIDPCHYISNEREIYKEFANWSPENSNSEYEGYYTLQGALTKSLNTISTKIIMQTGTKPVINMAQRMGITSELPAVPSLALGTADISLEEIVSAYTSFANGGERTQAVYIERIETSSGEIIKDFSSDFPLKNKAMEAETADIITHFLKCVVDSGTAISLRYKYGFKNEMAGKTGTTQNQVDGWYVGYTPDIVAGVWVGHDDPSVHFKNSQLGQGSKMALPIWANFMNNVYGDKDFKHKKKLTFPPLPEETALKLNCPPFVKKNPYNNNIWDLIIGKKRDKRIKPTIKNAHPKKKRFMENIKKVFN comes from the coding sequence ATGCCCCTGTTAAAAAAAATTCTTATTTTATTTGCTGCTTTTTTTATCCTTGTCAGCGCTGGCCTAACCTTATTTATTTTTTCTATTAAAAATGGAAGCTTTGGAGAATTGCCTGATCACAATCAACTAAAACAAATTGAAAATCATGTAGCCTCAGAGGTTTACTCTGCCGATAGTGTTTTATTGGGCAAATATTACCTTGTAAACAGAACAAATACCAGCTGGCAACAAATATCTCCAAATATTGTCAATGCCCTGATCGCAACAGAAGATATACGTTTTTTTGATCACCAAGGAATTGATAAAAGGAGTCTATTTAGAGTTCTTGTAAAATCGCTCATTTTGCAAAATGAAAGCTCCGGTGGCGGTAGTACAATAAGTCAACAACTTGCAAAAAACCTTTATCCCCGTGAAAGACATAATTATCTTTCCTTAACCATTAATAAAATAAAAGAAGTATTTATCGCAGTGAGTTTAGAAGAAATTTATTCAAAAGAAGAAATCTTAACTCTATACTTAAATACAGTTTCTTTTGGGGAAAATGTGTTTGGGATTGAAGTAGCATGTGAAAGGTATTTCAGTACTACCCCAAAAAACATAAATTTAAATGAAGCCGCAGTTTTAATAGGTATGTTAAAAGCAACTTCTTCCTACAATCCAAGAACCAATGCAGAAAAGGCTCTTCATAGAAGAAATATAGTATTAAATCAAATGCTTAAATACAACTTTTTGGAAAAAGAAATAGTGGATAGCTTAAAACAACAAACATTAAATTTACGCTACAAAAATATTACTCACAATGATGGCCTTGCACCCTACTTCAGGGAAAGTTTAAGACTTGAAATTCAAAAATGGCTAAAAGAAAATCCAAAACAAGATGGGTCCGTTTATAATTTATATACAGATGGTCTTAAAATTTTTACAACCATAAATTCAAAAATGCAAAAGCATGGGGAAAAAGCGGTTAATACCCATTTAAAAGAATTGCAAAAGGCATTTTTTAGTACTTTAAATGTAAAAAAACAATCAGCACAAAATGAGAGTGAAGTAAAAGCTAAATTTCGAAGTTCACGGTATAAAGAGTTGAAAAGTAAAAATTTATCCGAGGAAAAAATCAATGCGATTTTTGAAAAGCCTATTCCTATGAAAGTCTTTAGTTGGAACGGAGAATTGGATACGCAAATGAGTCCTATGGATTCCATTCGTTATTACCGTAATTTTTTTAATGCCGGTTTTTTTGCAATGGAACCCCAAACAGGCAAAGTTTTAGCCTGGGTGGGTGGAATTGATTATAACTATTTTAAATATGATCATATCCGATCAAAACGACAAGTTGGCTCTATATTTAAACCCATTGTATATGCAGCAGCAATTGAGCATGGTATAGATCCTTGCCATTACATTTCCAATGAAAGGGAAATATATAAAGAATTTGCAAATTGGTCTCCAGAGAATTCAAATTCAGAATATGAAGGATACTATACATTGCAGGGGGCTTTAACTAAATCTCTCAATACAATAAGCACAAAAATAATCATGCAAACCGGAACCAAACCAGTAATAAATATGGCTCAAAGAATGGGCATTACAAGTGAGCTTCCTGCTGTTCCATCTCTTGCATTGGGAACAGCAGATATTTCACTGGAAGAAATAGTAAGCGCTTATACAAGTTTTGCAAATGGGGGTGAAAGAACACAAGCGGTTTATATAGAAAGAATAGAAACTTCAAGCGGTGAAATAATTAAAGATTTCTCATCTGATTTTCCCCTAAAAAACAAGGCAATGGAAGCTGAAACAGCGGACATAATAACTCATTTTTTAAAATGCGTTGTGGATAGCGGAACGGCAATAAGTTTGAGGTATAAATACGGTTTTAAAAATGAAATGGCTGGCAAAACAGGAACTACCCAAAATCAGGTGGATGGGTGGTATGTTGGTTACACCCCCGATATTGTTGCAGGAGTATGGGTTGGGCATGATGATCCTAGTGTTCATTTTAAAAATTCCCAATTAGGCCAAGGCTCAAAAATGGCTCTTCCTATTTGGGCCAATTTCATGAATAATGTTTATGGAGATAAAGATTTTAAACATAAGAAAAAACTTACATTTCCGCCTTTGCCAGAAGAAACAGCATTAAAATTAAATTGCCCCCCTTTTGTGAAAAAAAACCCCTACAACAATAATATTTGGGATTTAATAATTGGAAAAAAGAGGGATAAAAGGATTAAGCCTACAATAAAAAATGCACACCCAAAGAAAAAACGTTTTATGGAAAACATTAAAAAAGTTTTTAATTAA
- a CDS encoding argininosuccinate synthase, with translation MRKKVVLAFSGGISSCYCAKFLIETKKLEVHAVTVNTGNFTQEELKEIEKKALLLGAKDHTVLEETNKYYESCIRYLIFGNLLKNNAYPLSLSSQRVFEAISVAGYAKTIHADFLAHGCKGKGNDQVRFDLIFNTLVPGIEILTPLTEKLISRKEEIMFLHSFNFNVEGSKNKYFVNKGLWGTLIVGKETLTSKENRPETAFPNELTDTNAQDIILTFEKGEIKAINGVFFNSPVEAIYELDMLATPFGIGRNIHVGESIMGIKGRIAFEGGAPLVIIKAHNMLEKHVLAKWQLYWKEQLSAWYGNLLHEGQFLDPVMRNIERFLEDTQKNVSGEVYVSLAPQRFTVTGVKSPFDLMSDKFGSFDQMESTWTSDDVKGFSKITGNHVSIWHKVNGIKMSIEGQLNQSNESTVQINNHSSLLED, from the coding sequence ATGAGAAAAAAGGTAGTATTAGCATTTAGTGGAGGAATAAGTTCCTGCTATTGCGCTAAATTTTTGATTGAAACAAAAAAGCTGGAAGTTCATGCTGTAACAGTAAATACAGGAAATTTCACGCAGGAGGAATTAAAAGAAATTGAAAAAAAAGCATTGCTATTAGGGGCAAAAGATCATACTGTTTTAGAAGAAACAAATAAATATTATGAATCATGCATCCGGTACTTGATTTTTGGAAATTTACTTAAAAACAATGCTTATCCCTTGTCTTTAAGCTCACAAAGGGTTTTTGAGGCTATTTCAGTGGCAGGTTATGCTAAAACCATACATGCGGATTTTTTGGCCCATGGCTGCAAAGGCAAAGGCAATGACCAGGTTAGATTCGATTTAATATTTAACACCCTTGTGCCTGGAATAGAAATATTAACTCCTTTAACGGAAAAATTAATTTCAAGGAAAGAAGAAATAATGTTTTTGCATTCTTTTAACTTTAATGTTGAGGGATCTAAAAACAAGTATTTTGTGAATAAGGGATTATGGGGAACTTTAATTGTTGGGAAAGAAACATTAACATCAAAAGAGAATCGTCCAGAAACTGCATTTCCAAACGAATTAACCGATACTAATGCTCAGGATATTATCTTAACATTTGAAAAAGGGGAGATAAAGGCAATTAATGGAGTGTTTTTCAATTCACCTGTTGAAGCAATTTATGAACTCGATATGCTTGCAACTCCTTTTGGAATTGGAAGAAATATACATGTAGGAGAATCAATAATGGGGATTAAAGGTAGAATTGCTTTTGAAGGGGGAGCACCATTGGTAATAATAAAAGCCCATAACATGCTGGAGAAACATGTGCTCGCTAAATGGCAATTGTATTGGAAGGAGCAATTATCGGCCTGGTATGGAAATTTATTGCATGAGGGGCAATTTCTTGATCCAGTGATGAGAAATATTGAAAGATTTTTAGAGGACACACAAAAAAATGTGAGCGGAGAGGTTTATGTTTCTCTTGCTCCACAACGCTTTACTGTTACAGGAGTGAAATCACCTTTTGATTTAATGTCAGATAAATTCGGGAGTTTTGACCAGATGGAAAGCACCTGGACAAGTGATGATGTGAAGGGATTTTCAAAAATAACAGGAAATCATGTCTCCATTTGGCATAAGGTAAATGGAATTAAAATGAGTATAGAAGGTCAATTAAATCAATCAAATGAATCAACTGTTCAAATAAATAATCATTCAAGCCTGCTTGAGGACTAA
- a CDS encoding YebC/PmpR family DNA-binding transcriptional regulator, translating to MGRAFEFRRARKEKRWGQMAKSFVKLGKEIAIAVKQAGPDPTMNSRLRVAMQNAKGVNMPKDRIESAIKRASSKDEKDYQEMIYEGYGPHGIAILVECATDNPTRTVANIRMYFNRSEGTLGKTGSLEFLFDRIGVFKFPKEGISLDDIELDLIDAGAEEVFEEEGEIVVYTDFTAFGAMQKLLEEKNINVSSAELHRFPHNVVELNEEQQEDINKLIEKFEEDEDVQAVFHNMK from the coding sequence ATGGGACGAGCATTTGAATTTCGCAGGGCACGTAAGGAAAAAAGATGGGGACAAATGGCCAAGTCCTTTGTTAAACTAGGTAAGGAGATTGCCATTGCTGTAAAACAAGCTGGACCGGATCCTACAATGAATTCCAGGTTAAGGGTTGCAATGCAAAATGCCAAAGGGGTAAACATGCCCAAAGACCGCATTGAATCAGCTATAAAAAGAGCATCATCTAAGGATGAAAAGGATTATCAGGAAATGATATATGAAGGATACGGCCCACATGGTATTGCTATACTTGTTGAGTGCGCAACTGACAATCCTACCCGAACTGTGGCTAATATTCGTATGTATTTCAACCGATCAGAAGGTACTTTAGGTAAAACAGGTTCACTTGAATTTTTATTTGACCGAATTGGAGTATTTAAGTTTCCAAAAGAGGGTATAAGTCTTGATGATATTGAACTCGATTTAATTGATGCAGGTGCTGAAGAGGTTTTTGAAGAAGAAGGTGAAATTGTTGTTTACACTGATTTCACAGCATTTGGAGCCATGCAAAAACTACTTGAAGAAAAAAATATAAATGTAAGCAGTGCAGAATTACACCGTTTCCCCCATAATGTTGTAGAGCTTAATGAGGAACAACAAGAAGATATTAATAAGTTGATTGAGAAGTTTGAGGAGGATGAGGATGTTCAGGCTGTTTTTCATAACATGAAATAA
- the proC gene encoding pyrroline-5-carboxylate reductase: MTTKNIAIIGAGNIGISLAKGLVSSGKFNANHIALVKRNTATIAEFTKMGYLVSNNIEHAISKADIIVLAVLPQQLDTMLKELKDYTVPEKHLIVSVVSGAPISGISGFLNPEIQIIRAMPNTAIAIGESMTCIASGNANAENMAYVKAMFNAVGETIEIKEELMTSATALCACGIAFFLRAIRAASQGGIELGFHADEALKMATQTAKGAASLLKISGGHPENEIDKVTSPKGCTIAGLNEMEYKGFSAAMIKGIKVSAKKAGELY, from the coding sequence ATGACTACAAAAAACATAGCTATTATAGGAGCTGGCAATATTGGAATTTCTTTGGCAAAAGGGCTTGTTTCTTCTGGAAAATTTAATGCAAATCATATTGCTCTTGTAAAAAGAAATACAGCAACAATTGCGGAATTCACCAAAATGGGATATTTGGTAAGTAATAACATTGAGCATGCAATTTCAAAAGCGGATATAATTGTACTTGCCGTTTTGCCTCAGCAGTTGGATACAATGTTAAAGGAGTTAAAAGATTACACTGTTCCTGAAAAACACCTTATTGTTTCGGTTGTTTCAGGTGCTCCAATATCAGGAATTTCTGGCTTTTTAAATCCGGAAATTCAGATTATAAGGGCAATGCCAAACACGGCTATAGCAATAGGCGAATCAATGACTTGTATTGCTTCTGGTAATGCCAATGCTGAGAATATGGCTTATGTAAAGGCAATGTTTAATGCAGTAGGGGAAACAATTGAAATAAAGGAAGAATTAATGACATCCGCAACTGCATTATGTGCATGTGGAATAGCATTTTTCTTAAGGGCAATCAGGGCAGCATCTCAAGGAGGTATCGAACTGGGTTTTCATGCTGATGAAGCGCTTAAAATGGCTACACAAACTGCAAAGGGAGCAGCTTCATTACTGAAAATTTCGGGTGGGCATCCGGAAAATGAAATTGATAAAGTTACCTCGCCTAAAGGATGTACAATTGCAGGATTGAATGAGATGGAATACAAAGGTTTTAGTGCAGCAATGATAAAAGGAATAAAAGTATCAGCAAAGAAAGCAGGAGAATTGTATTAG